A segment of the Onychomys torridus chromosome 16, mOncTor1.1, whole genome shotgun sequence genome:
attattttaaaaaggacagtatgtgtctttttttttttttttgtcaaaggaATGCAAATGCTCCTGTGCATTTTGATTGTTTTATGAActttaaatgaaatagaaaacatcCCTATTATCCCATCTGGTCTCTGTGGATTCCCACAGCAGATATTCCTTCCTCCtcatgcagtgcccacagcagTCCCAGCTCTTACCTCCACCAAAGAACCTCACCCAACACAGCAGTAGTGACTCATTTGTATTTGTAAATTAGCCTATGATCTGAAAACTCTTTAGTGCTTACTACCtagttggtttttctgttttgctttttggtgtttttgaaagTCTGTGTGGTCCTAGtgtcctgcctcctgagtgctaggattaaagacatgcatacTAGCCTAGCTCTATACCTAGTACTTAAAGGAACACTTAAAAGGAAGTATaatttgtctttgtgttttttccTATTGTTGTCCTAATGcctgcttttttttggggggggagggttgttttttaattttctaatccACATATTGATCAGCACAGGAGCACGTGCACCTGTACATACAAAGAAGTTATATGAGCCCAGATTGGAATGGCAGAATGCAAAATAAATCTGAGAACCGTGTTGGGAAAGACCATCTCATGTCCGGGgaaacatttcctcctttctctaaGTCACTTTGGACCTATCTGTCCAGTGATGGTTCCTCTTCCTTCATGTCAACCTGCAGTTTAGGCCTTACTATGACTTCCCAGTGTCTCACTAGCTCACAAAGTCTAAAGCAGACTATTAGGCTTGTATAAAATGATATATTCTTAGTAACCTGGCTGATTATCTAGCCAATGAAGAGATGATTAAAGCAGCCTTTCTCATCTTCAAGCAGTTAAGCAACAACTAAAACATCTTAGAAGTGTGGAAAAAATTGTGTCAGAAAAGTGATTATAGTAATTATCAGATTAGGAGTCTGAATTAAATTCAAACATTCCAGCAATGTTTTAcaacagacatttatttaaaGAGAGGCCTCTGCAGAGCAAATAATTCTTAAATTGTGATTCAAGTTGAAACTTCATAAAAACATGCTAAGACCAGGCACATCCACAGATCTCTACTACAAGATCacttcttcatccattcttctttctcttttctttcccgaATAACCTCTTTCAGATAGGGTTCAAGGTAGAATTTGTCctaaagaatgaagaagaaaaataataggtCTTAAACCTCAAATTCATTACAATCAACTTTTTCCTTGTAACCTAAGAAAATATAATCTGAACTTCTAGGAACTATGTGCTCTTTAAATGTAAAACCTCACAAAGACCATGCAATGAGGAGGTCAGAAGGAGTACCAGGGAAAAAACAATGTCTATAGGTTTGCCAGGTTTCAATGACGATGTCCAGGCTAGGAACTAGAAGATCACTCAGGGTCTTTATATAACTAAACTAAACCTCTTTTCATTAGAGCAAGAACTGGAGTAGAGGGAAGAAACAATGGCCCAAAAGGCAGAAAACCTGGATTCTAGCCCAGGCTTTCCAGACTAGCTTAGTGATTGTAGAAGTCACTTCAGCTCACAGTCTCTCCATGTTGTTCTTTAAAATAGAGCTGATAGTTTTCTGCTAAGCTCACTTGCTGTTGAAATGCTACTTCTGTAGCATGACTTGGAGAACACTAAAGCACTGCCCAAATGAGTGTTTCTCATGTTTCTAACACTGCATGCTGAGTGACAAACACTGCTAGTTAGAAAAAGCAAACCTGTTCTACCTCCTCATATTTTGTCCACTGTTCTTTAGGCAAGATCTGATGCCTCATGGTCAGGTCCAGAGCTCTCTTAATTCGAAACATTCTGTCATTATAAAGATTCTCAGGAAGCCTTCTTATGGCTTCTTTCACATCATCAGTCTCGTATATTGTATCATCTCGCATTAACCCTGTgataggaacagaaaaaaaagattaaagagctatctcaaaaaaataaataaataaatatattttattttatttatttattttttttaaattttaaagacagggtatcactatgtagccctggctggccttgaactcgagaaTAACCCAGTCTCAGATTCCTATTTGCCTTGAAATCTTGAAATGACCATCtttttgcctctgtctctcaactGCTAAAATTAAGGCATAACTCAACATACGTGGTAGAAgctttttcatgtatgtgtgtgtgtgcacacacatgtaccgCCACAtatatgtggaagtcaaagggTAAACTGAAGGTGTCAGTTCTTAcctctccaccttgtttgagataaagtctctgtGCTACTTGCAAGTGCTAGCCCACCAGCTTCTAGAaattcttgtctctgcctcccatcttcccAGCTTTTATGCTGGTTCTGAGTTATCAGGCCTATGtggctcactgagccatcttctccactcacaattttccctttcttctttcttcttccttctcctcctcctcctcttcttcttcttttttggtttttcgagacagggtttctctgtagctttggagcctgtcctggactagttctgtagaccaggctggcctcaaactcacagagatccacctgcctctgcctcccgagtgctgggattacaggctacaggcatgcaccaccactgcccggcaaatttTCCCTTTCTAATGAGCAAAATATCTTAAGATTTATAATTCAAGATCTGACCAAAAAAGCACCAAATAAGTATgtaagacaaaaaccaaaagcatttCAGACCTGAGTTATTTCTTGAAGGAATATGTGGGCCTTTTAAAACCACTATAATAAAATTTCTATTTCATATAAACagttcagaaaatatttaaaatgagtaTCTTGCCATTGAAAACATAAGGAGACCACATCTCTTTTTCTAATCTTAGATGAAGGAAGATATTAAATAActaggaccagtgagatggctaggCAGGTGAAGGTACTTATTGCACAAGCTTACTGACCCAACTTTGATCCCTAGACcccatggaggaaagagagaacagatggACTCCAGaagtcctcctctgacctctacaagcacACCCTGGTAtgagaaattcttttttaaagtcatgAAGAACTTAAAATTATACTAAGGAATCCTAAGATCTGCTGATGCTTCCATTCAGCTTCTAGACCACAAAATAAAGCTCACAGCAAATTAGAAAGCTCACAAATCACATAAAGATGTGAAAGCAAACATCTGGGACTTTAGCCCTTTCTTCAAAAGatcaaaaagtcaaaataaatttgatatacacaaaaacaaaataaaacgttTTTTGGAACTATAAGAATTCCTAAAAATTCAGGAAGAACGAGAGAACCACAGAAAAAAGACTTACCCAGCTTGTTGAATCCTGCAGCATTATAATACCATTTTCGAAAACCATCCAGCCACTTGCTTGACACTGCAACTATAATTTACCACAGTGAGTTGCTACACTTACAGATGAATGCATCAATAGCCAAAGAACTCTTAtaaatttaagaataaatatcCCTTTGTATACAATATAGATGATTATTTCACTTATGACATCATGTGAGAAAACCATGAACTCAATACTGAAGGTGCCTAATATCCACAGGTACACGTCCTGACCCTTTGGGTTCTCCAAGTCCAATGCCCTCTGCCTTGACATCACCTGCTACTACTATCAGAACTGAAAGAATAAGGGACAGGAAAGAGACCTGGAGCATTTCTACTATTTGTAGTTGCAATTAGTTTTTCTTTCCAAAGGGGGTGAAGCTATGAGATTTCAGGTTAGGTAACAGGCTTCTCCTAGTCTCCAAAACTTTTAGTTTTCATAATCTCATTTGGCTATCAtctttgaaatataatttctgGAAAAACTTTTATAATATCACTTAATAATTTATGTATCAATATATTTTTCTCCTCCCAAAGAGCTAAATGTTTATCAAGGGATTTAAGCAAGAATAAGGAGAAATACTCCATGTTAAAACTTATTGTAACAGAGCACAcatgtaacctcagcactcaggaagccaaggcagtTAAGATTGTGAATTATAGACCttgtataaacaaacaaacgaaaactaAAATAAGGGCTGGGAACACATAGCTCAGCCTTAAAGCTCAAGGTTAGCATGAAAAATATTCCatgcaagaacaaaacaaacaaaaacaactcataACCTTTGGGGAACAAAGCTGAGCCTGATGAGTAAGTAACCTAGAAGAGGTCAAAGAAGCAGGGGAGTGCCTGATGTTGACAAGACAGATgtaaaggaaagaagacagaacaagcctAATCTTTCTGTTTAAAACATGAGGGGTGTGAGAGGGACAAGTATAGGCGAGAGGACAACATTAGGTCCTAatcatcttttttcattttttaaaagatttatttatttattatgtatacggaagagggcgccagatctcattacagatggttgtgagccaccatgatcagtcagtgctcttaacctctgagccatctctccagctccttttttcatttttgagatggCATCTTTCACTGGTTTGTAACATGACAATTATACTAGGCTACTCAaatcccagagatccacctatcatctctccacctctccagcactaacATTAAAAGCATGGACTAGGGCTACTGACGCAGGTCTTACCATGTaactggctggtctggaactaagGCATTATTACAAAACAAGCCAACAACaggggttctggaaattgaattcGGGCATGTCCGTGcattgcaaggcaagcactttatcaactgagctctCTTCTCATGccctaaattttcttttaaaattttgtctagGGCTAGTTTCTtaccaaggaagaaaagcaagttaTCTTTTCAGCTCCTTATGACTTCCTACTCCTTAGATCTAGACTACATGGCTTCCTCCAACCTTAGAAATTAAAAGTCGTGTATAAAATAGTTTCTAAGAGAAAATTAAAGCAGTTAAGGGCTAATcactcagttggtacagtgcctgcctagcacacaccacaaagtcctgggttccatctccagcaccacatataatgtggtgtggtggtgcattccttcaATTCTAGCATTTTTAGGTAACCAtaatgatcagaagttcaaggtcatcctccagtACACAGTAAATTCAAAGCTGgcttgggctacatgacaccctgactcaaaaaaattcaaatataaaatttaataagttaaaaaaaaaacaactaaaaacaaacGCATAGGAGCTAAACTGTTCACATAGCAATGATTAATATTCATTTAACACGCATAATGTGCCAGGCACTATTCTGTTCACCCTTTCCACATTAGCCAGGTTAAAAGCCTGTTGCAGTAAAGGAAGCAGCCTTATGGAAGGGAGCCAATCTGACCTCTGTTGAAATCAAGTCTCTAGTTTATTAAGCACGAACACCTATGCAGAACACGTTAAATTTAGTAAGGTTCCTTAAAATTTTGTCAAGTGGGTGACCTTCACAATTTCTAGGCACTATGAGAAAGGTACCAGTATTGTTTTGACACGCTATTCCAATTTATACCGCCAAAAGGCAaagatttgctttaaaaaaagggggggaggggtaaAGAGATACTACCTGAAGTGAATGTTTTCAATATTCCGGCATTCTATCCCAAGACAAATTTGTTCTAGTGCCTACAGTAAACACAAGTCCTTCTAGCTCTGCAGCTCCAGCTCACGTTCCAGATACACCTCAGCATAAACCTATCTTATCTCCCCCTAATTAGGACAGAAGCTCGTGGTGTTCAATGTGGGGTCAGAACGCTATTTGCTCGGGTCACTGTCACCAGCGTGAAACAGAACAAAAGCGGTAGGATTTATGTAGCTAACGCAGAGGGCAGCGTCTGACTCTGAAGTGCTCCCTCAGTTCACTGCGGCAGACTTCCGCTACCTTCTCACCTCCTCACTTCCCCAAGAAGTCCTAAGGCCCCAGAGGGTAAGGAGGCCGAACCCGCTGTCCAGCGGCGGGCTTCTTCCCGCAGAGATTCCCGTTCCAACCCTCAGGCTGGCCGGGCCTGGCTCAGCGAAACCTGCCCTTTGAGCTGGGCTTGGACGCCACACAGTATTTTTCCCATTGTGTGACGAAAAATGTTTCCTGCAACCGAGCGCACAAAATCATCAGCCCAATGTGTGGACTTAACTCAGAAAAGAAAGCCTAAACAAGAGCCTTCTGCGGGCCGTCAGAGCTCAAAATGACTAGCTAGAGCAAAAGCGGAGCAAATTGGTAGATAAATCAAACCGAGAAGGTCCACTTACCAGCAGGTCGACCCGCCATTTTGACCTGAGAGTGAAGCGCTGCCTTCTGGGTAAGTCCTAGAGGACGCGCGGGGATCACGCGCAGGCGTCCTGCAAACCCTAGGGTGAGGGAAGGAGAGGcggaggaggggggggggcggggcgggcgtGGGGTGGTGCTTGTTCAGGCTTTCTTATCTGAGTTAAGGCCACACGTTGGGCTGATGATTTTGTGCGCTCGGTTGCAAGAAACATTTTTCGTCACACAATGGGAAACATACTGAGCGAGACATTAGGAGACGGTGATATTCTAGGTTCTGTTACAGGAAGGTACTTTTACGGGATTAATAGAACTATTACTTAGAGATGGTTAATTTACATGTATCTCCTGCATTCTTTAAATAACCTCTAGATTACCTTTAATATAGGATATGAAATGAACGCTACACAAATAGCTATTACACTGCATTATTTTGGAAATAACACAGGAAAATGTACATACATGTTCAATACAGATATATACTGCCCCAATCTGTGGTAGATTGAATCACATTAGATGTGGGATCTTCAGATACAGAAGGGTGGCTGTATTCTCACTTAATTCTAAATCTATGGTGTAATTACGGTCCTTATCAGtattggagagaaaaggaagctgaACCTTAGAAAGATTAGAACTTATCCTAAGGGATGAgtccacttcttttctttctttctttctttttcttttttctttttcttttttttttaactagaattGAGAAATACAGGTTCAAATTCAGGTTTCCTTATTTCTAAAATCATATGCTGCACAACTAATCCCAGAAGACTAAACCTCTAGGCTTCACTTTCTCCACGTAAGGATCCATATCAGACCACTTTAGTAGAAAGTTAGGTCAGATAAACTctaaaaataataactttaagGCGGGaatagtgacacatgcctatgATCCTAGAAttcagtaggctgaggcaggaggatcactgccaGTTCTAGGCTGGAgttgtctacatagtgaatttgacaCCATT
Coding sequences within it:
- the LOC118597505 gene encoding cytochrome b-c1 complex subunit 7 yields the protein MAGRPAVAVSSKWLDGFRKWYYNAAGFNKLGLMRDDTIYETDDVKEAIRRLPENLYNDRMFRIKRALDLTMRHQILPKEQWTKYEEDKFYLEPYLKEVIRERKEKEEWMKK